The following coding sequences lie in one Myxococcus xanthus genomic window:
- the ftsL gene encoding cell division protein FtsL: MSKVHSRVSALRSSVTVGGVLLHLLPAVCLFALFVAVGILHVTSRVLVVDMGYRLSREEAESRILTRENDRLKLELATLKAPGRLERVAREQLNMAMPRGGAVVSLSAEKPARDSGARAEVPDATQPTVRVAGRAGAGR, translated from the coding sequence ATGAGCAAGGTGCACTCCCGGGTATCGGCGTTGCGTTCTTCCGTGACGGTGGGCGGCGTGCTGCTGCACCTGTTGCCGGCCGTGTGCCTCTTCGCCCTCTTCGTCGCGGTGGGCATTCTCCACGTCACCAGCCGGGTTCTGGTGGTGGACATGGGCTACCGCCTGTCGCGCGAGGAGGCGGAGAGCCGCATCCTCACGCGCGAGAATGACCGGTTGAAGCTGGAGCTGGCCACGCTCAAGGCGCCGGGCCGGCTGGAGCGCGTGGCGCGCGAGCAGCTGAACATGGCCATGCCGCGCGGCGGCGCCGTGGTGTCGCTGTCGGCGGAGAAGCCGGCGCGTGACAGCGGGGCGCGCGCGGAAGTCCCGGACGCCACGCAGCCCACCGTCCGCGTGGCGGGCCGCGCCGGAGCGGGCCGGTGA
- a CDS encoding ArsR/SmtB family transcription factor, with protein MHAFDVLGDPVRRRILELLAEGERPSGEVTESIQAEFGISQPAVSQHLKVLRDSGFAEVRAEGTRRLYRVDPAPLQQVDAWLEQFRVFWTPRLEALATEVARGKRARAKADNEGGGP; from the coding sequence ATGCATGCCTTCGACGTCCTGGGTGATCCGGTGCGCAGACGGATTCTCGAGCTCCTGGCCGAGGGGGAACGCCCCTCTGGCGAGGTGACCGAGTCCATCCAGGCGGAGTTCGGCATCAGTCAGCCGGCGGTCAGCCAACACCTGAAGGTGCTGCGCGACAGCGGTTTCGCGGAGGTTCGCGCCGAAGGGACCCGCCGCCTCTATCGCGTCGACCCGGCGCCGTTGCAGCAGGTCGACGCGTGGCTGGAACAGTTTCGCGTGTTCTGGACACCGCGCCTGGAGGCGCTCGCCACCGAGGTGGCGCGGGGCAAGCGGGCTCGGGCCAAGGCCGACAACGAAGGCGGCGGTCCGTAG
- the rsmH gene encoding 16S rRNA (cytosine(1402)-N(4))-methyltransferase RsmH, which yields MTASDFQHQTVLLREAVELLRPADGRVIIDGTLGGGGHSEALLASGATVVGVDRDPVALAAATARLGANPRFQGRAGNFAELPRVAADLLPVDGVLVDLGVSSPQLDVAERGFSFSKDGPLDMRMGPDGPTAAELIATTDERELVRILKDYGEEPFARPIARELKKALPTRTLEAAEVVKRAVPRKAWPNRIHVATRTFQALRMAVNGELEALDALLAAIPGLLKVGGRAAVIAFHSLEDRKVKEAFRALAGRCTCPPGLPVCVCRGVGDFALVTKKAVAASEAEVEANPRSRSAHLRVVEKLR from the coding sequence GTGACGGCTTCGGACTTCCAGCACCAGACCGTCCTCCTGCGGGAAGCAGTGGAACTGCTCCGGCCGGCGGATGGGCGGGTCATCATTGACGGGACGCTGGGTGGCGGTGGCCACTCGGAGGCGCTGCTGGCCTCGGGCGCCACGGTGGTCGGCGTGGACCGGGATCCGGTGGCGCTCGCCGCGGCCACCGCGCGCCTGGGCGCCAACCCGCGCTTCCAGGGCCGCGCCGGCAATTTCGCCGAGCTGCCCCGCGTCGCCGCGGACCTGCTGCCTGTGGATGGCGTGCTGGTGGACCTGGGCGTGTCGTCGCCGCAGCTGGACGTGGCCGAGCGCGGCTTCTCCTTCTCCAAGGATGGCCCGCTGGACATGCGCATGGGGCCGGACGGCCCGACGGCGGCGGAGTTGATCGCCACCACCGATGAGCGCGAGCTGGTCCGCATCCTCAAGGACTACGGTGAAGAGCCCTTCGCCCGGCCCATTGCCCGCGAGCTGAAGAAGGCCCTGCCCACGCGCACGCTGGAGGCCGCGGAGGTCGTGAAGCGGGCGGTGCCGCGCAAGGCGTGGCCCAACCGCATCCACGTGGCCACCCGGACCTTCCAGGCGCTGCGCATGGCCGTCAACGGTGAACTGGAGGCGCTGGACGCGCTGCTGGCCGCCATCCCCGGGCTCCTCAAGGTGGGGGGCCGCGCCGCCGTCATCGCCTTCCACTCCCTGGAGGACCGGAAGGTGAAGGAGGCGTTCCGCGCGCTCGCGGGGCGCTGCACCTGTCCGCCGGGCCTGCCCGTGTGCGTATGCCGCGGGGTGGGTGATTTCGCCCTGGTGACGAAGAAGGCCGTGGCCGCCTCCGAGGCGGAGGTCGAGGCCAATCCCCGTTCACGCAGCGCGCATCTGCGCGTGGTGGAGAAACTCCGATGA
- a CDS encoding UDP-N-acetylmuramoyl-L-alanyl-D-glutamate--2,6-diaminopimelate ligase: MKLTDVLAGCGAEQTSGGRSAVDVTGVTQDSRRVKPGDLFVAIPGTKEDGAQFIGEAVSRGAVAVVSEKPVPSSQVPFFKVGSARKALALIAANFYGRPADQLTLLGITGTNGKTTTSYLLEAMSTATYASTGVIGTLGYKFAGRTVECANTTPDPLELHRILREMVEAGVETVIMEVSSHALAQERVHGLTFKAAGFSNLSRDHLDYHKDMEDYFQSKRKLFAENLSATGVAVVNGDDTYASRIYNEQRGQKRMAWKFSRQGSGEISAADVSFSLQGIKGVLKTPAGDIPLKSKLLGPHNLENILLAVGIGLGAGFARRDVQEGIERMMPVAGRMERVENYGPSGAPAVLVDYAHTDDALKRSIEAARSLAKGRVIAVFGCGGDRDKGKRPLMGAVAGEGADLAVITSDNPRTEDPEEIISQVTAGIEKSGLRRISAGKAKSGEKGYLVDADRRAAIEQAISLASADDVVLIAGKGHETYQQVGAEKHAFDDRQVAAKALANRTAG, encoded by the coding sequence ATGAAGCTGACGGATGTCCTCGCAGGATGTGGTGCCGAGCAGACCTCGGGCGGCCGTTCCGCGGTTGACGTCACCGGTGTGACGCAGGACTCGCGGCGCGTGAAGCCGGGAGACCTGTTCGTCGCCATTCCTGGCACGAAGGAGGATGGGGCCCAGTTCATCGGTGAGGCCGTGTCCCGTGGCGCCGTGGCGGTGGTGTCGGAGAAGCCGGTGCCATCCTCGCAGGTGCCCTTCTTCAAGGTGGGCAGCGCTCGCAAGGCGCTGGCGCTCATCGCGGCCAACTTCTACGGCCGCCCGGCGGACCAGCTGACGTTGCTGGGCATCACCGGTACGAACGGGAAGACGACCACCAGCTACCTGCTGGAGGCCATGAGCACCGCGACGTACGCGTCCACCGGCGTCATCGGGACGCTGGGCTACAAGTTCGCTGGCCGCACGGTGGAGTGCGCCAACACCACGCCGGATCCGCTGGAGTTGCACCGCATCCTCCGGGAGATGGTGGAGGCGGGCGTGGAGACGGTCATCATGGAGGTGTCCAGCCATGCGCTCGCGCAGGAGCGCGTGCACGGGCTGACCTTCAAGGCCGCGGGCTTCTCCAACCTGAGCCGCGACCACCTCGATTACCACAAGGACATGGAGGACTACTTCCAGTCCAAGCGGAAGCTCTTCGCGGAGAACCTGTCCGCGACGGGCGTGGCGGTGGTGAACGGCGACGACACCTACGCCAGCCGCATCTACAACGAGCAGCGCGGCCAGAAGCGCATGGCGTGGAAGTTCAGCCGTCAGGGCTCCGGGGAGATTTCCGCGGCCGACGTGAGCTTCTCGCTCCAGGGCATCAAGGGCGTGCTGAAGACGCCCGCCGGTGACATCCCGCTCAAGAGCAAGCTCCTGGGGCCCCACAACCTGGAGAACATCCTCCTGGCGGTGGGCATTGGCCTGGGCGCGGGCTTCGCGCGGCGCGACGTGCAGGAAGGCATCGAGCGGATGATGCCGGTGGCCGGCCGCATGGAGCGCGTGGAGAACTACGGTCCGTCCGGCGCCCCCGCGGTGCTGGTGGACTACGCGCACACGGATGACGCGCTCAAGCGCTCCATCGAGGCGGCGCGCTCGCTGGCCAAGGGCCGCGTCATCGCGGTGTTCGGCTGCGGCGGGGACCGCGACAAGGGCAAGCGTCCGCTGATGGGCGCGGTGGCGGGTGAGGGCGCAGACCTGGCCGTCATCACCAGCGACAACCCCCGCACCGAGGATCCGGAGGAGATCATCTCCCAGGTGACCGCGGGCATCGAGAAGAGCGGCCTGCGCCGCATCTCCGCCGGCAAGGCGAAGAGCGGTGAGAAGGGCTACCTGGTCGACGCGGACCGCCGCGCGGCCATCGAGCAGGCCATCAGCCTGGCGTCCGCGGACGACGTCGTCCTCATCGCGGGCAAGGGCCACGAGACGTACCAGCAGGTCGGCGCGGAGAAGCACGCGTTCGACGACCGGCAGGTGGCCGCGAAGGCGCTGGCCAACCGCACCGCTGGCTGA
- a CDS encoding STAS domain-containing protein, producing MNQVLEVRPGLAGAAIAAGRVETLMLEGELSEQDLLELCDDLGRKLQRGTRQVVLDFGDVGHLNYRGVKPLMARTDAFRRAGGDVKLSGLSPYLAAIFRAAGAHDCFEIYPHMNDARAAFALARAPFV from the coding sequence ATGAACCAGGTTCTGGAGGTTCGGCCAGGGTTGGCGGGCGCGGCGATTGCCGCCGGCCGTGTCGAGACGCTCATGCTGGAGGGCGAGCTGAGCGAGCAGGACCTGCTCGAGCTGTGCGACGACCTGGGCCGCAAGCTGCAGCGCGGCACGCGTCAGGTGGTGCTGGACTTCGGGGACGTGGGGCACCTGAACTACCGCGGCGTCAAGCCGCTGATGGCGCGCACGGATGCCTTCCGCCGCGCCGGCGGGGACGTGAAGCTGTCCGGACTGTCGCCGTACCTGGCCGCCATCTTCCGCGCGGCCGGCGCGCACGACTGTTTCGAAATCTACCCGCACATGAACGATGCCCGAGCCGCCTTCGCGCTGGCACGGGCACCCTTCGTCTGA
- a CDS encoding acyl-CoA dehydrogenase family protein has product MDAASKAASQQGLAPGGAFLFEEVGSARILTPETFTEEQRLFFKTALQFSREQVLPRSEHIEAKDNALLRQLLRQAGELGLLSVDIPEAYGGTGLDKTTSLLLAEAMSLNGSWSVTFGAHTGIGTLPIVWFGNAEQKAKYLPKLATGEWVAAYALTEQGSGSDALGAKTKAVLSPDGKHWILNGSKLYITNAAFADVFVVFAKVDGDKFTGFIVDKDTPGLTVGPEEHKMGIRGSSTCPLYFEDARVPVENQLGEVGKGHKIAFNILNYGRLKLGAGVLGGMKLQLQNALRFTQERKQFGAPIVQFPLSREKLARMAALVYAVESMTYRTAGLVDTRLGQGDKSAPDHEARLLAAVEEYAIESSIMKVHGSESFGHLVDDAVQLHGGAGYIEEYPVERSYRDARINRIFEGTNEINRMLITGMLLKRAVKGDLPLFAMAGDVAEELARGERPTARVKDALAPQEVAAEAAKHLALHGLRVAAETFGTELEQHQEVLAALSDVVMDAFALDSMVTRTRQAATSGALDPVRVAMTQLYALDAIPRAYDRTRRALCSTLKGDALDQELKRLGTLDVFTPYDPAALRETVVAALESAGGYPLGAV; this is encoded by the coding sequence ATGGATGCCGCATCCAAGGCCGCTTCGCAGCAGGGGCTTGCTCCCGGTGGCGCGTTCCTCTTCGAGGAGGTGGGCTCGGCCCGCATCCTCACTCCGGAGACCTTCACGGAGGAGCAGCGCCTCTTCTTCAAGACGGCGCTCCAGTTCTCCCGCGAGCAGGTCCTCCCCCGGTCCGAGCATATCGAGGCCAAGGACAACGCGCTCCTGCGCCAGTTGCTGCGACAGGCCGGGGAGCTGGGCCTGCTGAGCGTGGACATCCCCGAGGCCTACGGCGGCACCGGCCTGGACAAGACGACGTCGCTGCTGCTGGCGGAGGCCATGAGCCTCAACGGCTCATGGTCGGTGACGTTCGGCGCGCACACCGGCATCGGCACGCTGCCCATCGTCTGGTTCGGCAACGCCGAGCAGAAGGCGAAGTACCTGCCGAAGCTGGCCACCGGTGAGTGGGTGGCGGCCTACGCGCTCACGGAGCAGGGCAGCGGCAGTGACGCGCTGGGCGCCAAGACGAAGGCGGTGCTGTCCCCCGACGGCAAGCACTGGATTCTCAACGGCTCCAAGCTCTACATCACCAACGCGGCCTTCGCGGACGTGTTCGTCGTCTTCGCCAAGGTGGACGGGGACAAGTTCACCGGCTTCATCGTGGACAAGGACACGCCCGGCCTCACCGTGGGGCCGGAGGAGCACAAGATGGGCATCCGTGGCTCCTCCACCTGCCCGCTCTACTTCGAGGACGCGCGCGTCCCGGTGGAGAACCAGCTGGGCGAGGTGGGCAAGGGGCACAAGATTGCCTTCAACATCCTCAACTACGGCCGCCTCAAGCTGGGCGCGGGCGTGCTGGGCGGCATGAAGCTCCAGCTCCAGAACGCGCTGCGCTTCACGCAGGAGCGCAAGCAGTTCGGCGCGCCCATCGTCCAGTTCCCGCTGTCGCGCGAGAAGCTGGCCCGCATGGCCGCGCTCGTCTACGCGGTGGAGAGCATGACGTACCGCACCGCGGGGCTGGTGGACACGCGCCTGGGGCAGGGGGACAAGAGCGCGCCGGACCACGAGGCACGCCTCCTGGCGGCGGTGGAGGAGTACGCCATCGAGTCCTCCATCATGAAGGTGCACGGCTCGGAGTCCTTCGGCCACCTGGTGGATGACGCCGTCCAGCTCCACGGCGGCGCGGGCTACATCGAGGAGTACCCGGTGGAGCGCTCGTACCGCGACGCGCGCATCAACCGCATCTTCGAGGGCACCAACGAAATCAACCGCATGCTGATTACGGGCATGCTCCTCAAGCGCGCGGTGAAGGGAGACCTGCCGCTGTTCGCCATGGCCGGCGACGTGGCGGAGGAACTGGCCCGGGGTGAGCGGCCCACGGCCCGCGTGAAGGATGCCCTGGCCCCGCAGGAGGTCGCCGCCGAGGCCGCCAAGCACCTGGCGCTGCACGGCCTGCGCGTGGCGGCGGAGACGTTCGGCACGGAGCTGGAGCAGCACCAGGAGGTGCTCGCGGCCCTGTCGGACGTGGTGATGGACGCCTTCGCCCTGGACTCCATGGTGACGCGCACGCGCCAGGCCGCCACGTCCGGCGCGTTGGACCCAGTGCGCGTGGCGATGACGCAGCTCTACGCGCTGGACGCCATTCCCCGCGCCTACGATAGGACGCGCCGCGCGCTGTGCTCCACGTTGAAGGGGGACGCGCTCGACCAGGAGCTGAAGCGCCTGGGCACGCTGGACGTCTTCACGCCGTATGACCCGGCGGCGCTGCGGGAGACGGTGGTGGCGGCCCTGGAGTCCGCGGGCGGCTACCCCCTGGGCGCGGTGTAG
- a CDS encoding PilZ domain-containing protein — translation MNTNVRLKVAYKTLQSLVGEYTRSVGLGGVTLETRRSLPLGTRFTFELHAGGVPRPVEVLGEVVQVVPHEESQRFLLTVRYGVGEDRSALDAILQRIYSADEHAGLRRFPRLPLYLRAIEAAPLSPGFVVRDISRGGVGLEVQAPALPRQVKVGTPFLLEMDFREGPMMLHGEVVWTSTVPRKNSGTVTPGFGATFGRLRPDMQQRLDGLLSLATLPPVPWKARVSFGMEAVARMP, via the coding sequence GTGAACACGAACGTTCGGCTGAAGGTGGCCTACAAGACGCTGCAGTCCCTGGTGGGGGAGTACACGCGCAGTGTCGGACTGGGGGGTGTCACCCTGGAGACGCGCCGCAGCCTGCCGCTGGGGACTCGCTTCACCTTCGAGCTTCATGCGGGCGGTGTGCCTCGGCCCGTGGAAGTGCTGGGGGAAGTGGTCCAGGTCGTCCCACACGAGGAGTCCCAGCGCTTCCTCCTCACCGTCCGCTACGGGGTCGGCGAGGACCGCAGCGCGTTGGACGCCATCCTCCAGCGCATCTACTCCGCCGATGAGCACGCCGGCCTGCGCCGCTTCCCGCGGCTGCCCCTGTACCTGCGCGCCATCGAGGCGGCGCCCCTGTCCCCGGGCTTCGTCGTCCGGGACATCTCCCGGGGCGGCGTGGGCCTGGAGGTACAGGCCCCTGCCCTGCCGCGACAGGTGAAGGTGGGCACGCCCTTCCTCCTGGAGATGGACTTCCGGGAGGGGCCCATGATGCTGCACGGCGAGGTGGTGTGGACCTCCACGGTGCCCCGGAAGAACTCGGGGACGGTGACGCCGGGCTTCGGCGCCACCTTCGGCCGCCTCCGGCCGGACATGCAGCAGCGGCTGGACGGACTGCTGTCCCTGGCAACGCTGCCGCCCGTCCCCTGGAAGGCCCGGGTGAGCTTCGGCATGGAGGCCGTCGCGCGGATGCCGTGA
- a CDS encoding penicillin-binding protein: protein MRDFKAARAPEPNAKWLKLRVRLLFGLFLMLLGVAFGRAVQLQVFEQEKLRGMAQDQYVRHIEIPARRGDIFDRRGAPLAQSVEVDSIWVDPSMLPDVKAASRALAKALKLDPDELGARLARARRFAWVKRQAKPAEVAAVKALALPGMGFSKEPKRFYPQRELGAHVVGTVGMDGRGLEGLELAFQDELSGQNSSTSGFRDAKGRKLLVQGALDPLQRQGAAVTLTLDRHLQYVAEKALSRAVEDAKAVAGMAVVLDPRTGELLAVANHPRFNPNTPESSSRSGMRNRAALDTFEPGSTLKAFVVAAAMEEKAITADSLFFCENGAWRVGRHTINDTHSYGWLTPQGILQKSSNICMAKIAQAMGREKFVKGYQTFGFAERTGLSLPGEGRGVLPFPKAEISLANQSFGQGMTATAVQIAAAYGALANDGVLMRPYLVSKVVDPDGVVLLENRPTELRRAVSAKVARQVVGMLESVVVKGGTATRAAMEDYRVAGKTGTSQKADPVARGYSDKRIASFVGVVPAESPRAVILVVVDEPKTDVYGGTVAAPAFKEIATAAMAHLAVPPSRTVAPEVAVAAESPAPAAAKPGANASGAARTALVDAVTETPEPGTVRVPDLQGEVGREAVVKLLAAALEPQVLGSGRVVSQTPAAGSLVEKGARVTLELAARQ, encoded by the coding sequence GTGAGAGACTTCAAGGCGGCGCGGGCTCCCGAGCCCAACGCGAAGTGGCTGAAGCTGCGGGTACGGCTGCTGTTCGGGCTGTTCCTGATGCTGCTCGGCGTCGCCTTTGGTCGTGCGGTGCAGCTCCAGGTCTTCGAGCAGGAGAAGCTGCGCGGCATGGCGCAGGACCAGTACGTCCGGCACATCGAGATTCCGGCCCGCCGCGGCGACATCTTCGACCGGCGCGGCGCGCCGCTGGCCCAGAGCGTGGAGGTGGACTCCATCTGGGTGGACCCTTCCATGCTGCCCGACGTGAAGGCCGCGTCCCGGGCGCTGGCCAAGGCGCTGAAGCTGGACCCGGACGAGCTGGGCGCGCGCCTGGCCCGGGCCAGGCGCTTCGCCTGGGTGAAGCGCCAGGCCAAGCCCGCCGAGGTCGCCGCGGTGAAGGCGCTGGCGCTGCCGGGCATGGGCTTCTCCAAGGAGCCCAAGCGCTTCTACCCCCAGCGCGAGCTGGGCGCCCACGTGGTGGGCACGGTGGGCATGGACGGCCGCGGCCTGGAGGGCCTGGAGCTGGCCTTCCAGGACGAGCTGTCCGGGCAGAACTCCTCCACGTCCGGCTTCCGTGACGCCAAGGGCCGCAAGCTGCTGGTGCAGGGCGCGTTGGATCCGCTCCAGCGCCAGGGCGCCGCGGTCACCCTCACGTTGGACCGCCACCTCCAGTACGTCGCGGAGAAGGCGCTGAGCCGCGCGGTGGAGGACGCCAAGGCCGTGGCCGGCATGGCGGTGGTGTTGGATCCGCGCACGGGCGAGCTGCTCGCCGTCGCCAACCACCCGCGCTTCAACCCCAACACGCCGGAGTCCAGCTCGCGCTCGGGCATGCGCAACCGCGCCGCCCTGGACACCTTCGAGCCGGGCTCCACGCTGAAGGCCTTCGTGGTGGCCGCGGCGATGGAAGAGAAGGCCATCACCGCCGACAGCCTCTTCTTCTGTGAGAACGGCGCCTGGCGGGTGGGCCGCCACACCATCAACGACACCCATTCCTACGGCTGGCTCACCCCGCAGGGCATCCTCCAGAAGTCCTCCAACATCTGCATGGCGAAGATTGCCCAGGCCATGGGACGGGAGAAGTTCGTGAAGGGCTACCAGACCTTCGGCTTCGCCGAGCGCACCGGCCTGTCCCTGCCGGGCGAGGGGCGCGGCGTCCTGCCGTTCCCGAAGGCGGAGATCTCCCTGGCCAACCAGTCCTTCGGACAGGGGATGACGGCCACGGCGGTGCAGATTGCGGCCGCCTATGGTGCGCTGGCCAACGATGGGGTGCTGATGCGGCCCTATCTGGTATCGAAGGTGGTGGACCCGGACGGTGTCGTTCTGCTGGAAAACCGTCCCACGGAGCTGCGCAGGGCGGTCTCCGCGAAGGTCGCCCGGCAGGTCGTGGGCATGCTCGAAAGCGTGGTGGTCAAGGGAGGGACGGCCACCAGGGCCGCCATGGAGGACTACCGGGTGGCCGGAAAGACGGGCACCTCGCAGAAGGCAGACCCGGTGGCGCGGGGGTATTCGGACAAGCGGATTGCCTCCTTTGTTGGGGTGGTACCGGCCGAGTCTCCGCGAGCAGTGATTCTTGTCGTAGTGGACGAACCCAAGACGGACGTATACGGGGGGACCGTGGCTGCCCCTGCTTTCAAGGAGATTGCGACCGCCGCCATGGCTCACCTGGCCGTGCCCCCGTCCCGGACGGTGGCACCCGAGGTGGCCGTGGCCGCCGAGTCCCCCGCGCCTGCCGCGGCGAAGCCGGGGGCGAATGCCTCCGGCGCCGCCCGGACGGCGCTGGTGGACGCGGTGACGGAGACCCCTGAACCCGGCACGGTGCGTGTGCCGGACCTTCAGGGAGAAGTAGGACGTGAGGCCGTGGTGAAGCTGCTCGCCGCGGCGCTGGAGCCACAGGTATTGGGCAGTGGACGCGTGGTATCTCAAACCCCCGCCGCCGGTTCACTGGTGGAGAAGGGGGCCCGGGTGACGCTGGAGCTCGCCGCGCGGCAATAA
- the mraZ gene encoding division/cell wall cluster transcriptional repressor MraZ, which translates to MFRGVYEHQIDAKGRTSLPAKLRDTLVGAYDERLILTTALDRCLHAYPVREWEALELSLAKRNPMEPGVKTLMRLYVASAQECPLDKLGRLLIPPTLRSYAGLEKDVVWAGMVKVIELWSCEGWAKAQEEARQEATSADVMKVLAELRQA; encoded by the coding sequence GTGTTCCGAGGCGTCTATGAGCACCAGATCGACGCGAAGGGGCGGACGAGCCTCCCGGCGAAGCTCCGGGACACGCTGGTGGGCGCCTACGACGAGAGGCTCATCCTCACGACGGCGCTCGACCGATGCCTCCACGCCTACCCGGTGCGGGAGTGGGAAGCGCTGGAGCTGTCGTTGGCCAAGCGCAACCCGATGGAGCCTGGGGTGAAGACGCTGATGCGCTTGTACGTGGCCAGCGCGCAGGAGTGTCCGCTGGACAAGCTGGGACGCCTGCTCATCCCTCCGACGCTCCGCTCCTATGCGGGGCTGGAGAAGGACGTGGTGTGGGCGGGGATGGTGAAGGTCATCGAGCTGTGGAGCTGCGAGGGGTGGGCGAAGGCGCAGGAAGAAGCGCGCCAGGAAGCGACCTCCGCGGACGTGATGAAGGTGCTCGCCGAGCTGCGGCAAGCGTGA
- a CDS encoding UDP-N-acetylmuramoyl-tripeptide--D-alanyl-D-alanine ligase, with translation MAASFSDEEVVQATGATRRGGPARAAYATVCTDTRALTPGCLFVALVGERFDAHAFVDAAAKGGAAGAVVARGRPLPELPAGLVLYEVDDTLRALGALGRHHRQRFRIPVCAVGGSNGKTTTKEMVGAILATRGPALKTEGNLNNEIGVPLTLFRLEPRHVAAVIEVGMNQPGEIERLARIVQPDAGVITVVQPEHLEGLGSIEGVAAAEGELFQEMGHGTTIVVNVDDALIPAQAERSGAQRLTFGRAEHADVRLADVKTLGREGMVATVRHLGREWPVRLHFVGPHNAQNATAAFAVALALGYTPEECVRGLETARPYSRRLNVVDGQHGVTVIDDCYNANPASMDAALETLGTLVPAGGRAVVVLGDMLELGPSELEEHARLGGQIPSHATLAAFFGPRSVKGWEAASMGESAAHFTDVEPLMAWLAPRLREGDVVLVKGSRGMRLERVVAALTGTAVPGGNH, from the coding sequence ATGGCAGCTTCCTTCAGCGACGAAGAGGTGGTGCAGGCGACCGGGGCAACCCGGCGTGGCGGCCCGGCCCGGGCCGCCTACGCTACCGTCTGTACCGACACGCGGGCACTCACCCCCGGGTGCCTCTTCGTGGCCCTGGTGGGTGAGCGCTTCGACGCCCACGCTTTCGTGGACGCCGCGGCGAAGGGCGGGGCGGCCGGCGCGGTGGTGGCGCGCGGGCGCCCGTTGCCCGAGCTGCCCGCTGGGCTGGTTCTCTATGAAGTGGATGACACCCTGCGGGCCCTGGGCGCGCTGGGACGGCACCACCGTCAGCGCTTCCGGATTCCGGTGTGCGCGGTGGGTGGCTCCAACGGGAAGACGACCACCAAGGAGATGGTGGGCGCCATCCTGGCCACGCGCGGGCCGGCGCTGAAGACCGAGGGCAACCTCAACAATGAGATTGGCGTCCCGCTGACGCTCTTCCGGCTGGAGCCGCGCCACGTCGCGGCGGTCATCGAAGTGGGGATGAACCAGCCGGGGGAAATCGAGCGGCTGGCGCGCATTGTCCAGCCGGACGCTGGCGTCATCACAGTGGTCCAGCCCGAGCACCTGGAAGGGCTGGGCAGCATCGAGGGCGTGGCGGCGGCGGAGGGCGAGCTGTTCCAGGAGATGGGGCACGGCACCACCATCGTGGTGAACGTGGACGACGCGCTCATCCCCGCGCAGGCGGAGCGCAGCGGAGCGCAGCGGCTGACGTTCGGCCGGGCGGAGCACGCGGACGTGCGGCTTGCGGACGTGAAGACGCTGGGCCGCGAGGGCATGGTGGCCACGGTGCGGCACCTGGGCCGCGAGTGGCCGGTGCGGCTGCACTTCGTGGGGCCGCACAACGCGCAGAACGCGACGGCGGCCTTCGCGGTGGCGCTGGCGCTGGGCTACACGCCGGAGGAGTGCGTGCGCGGCCTGGAGACGGCGCGGCCGTACTCGCGGCGCCTCAACGTGGTGGACGGGCAGCACGGCGTGACGGTCATCGACGACTGCTACAACGCCAACCCGGCCTCCATGGACGCCGCGCTGGAGACGCTGGGCACGCTGGTGCCCGCGGGTGGCCGGGCCGTGGTGGTGCTGGGGGACATGCTGGAGCTGGGGCCGAGCGAGCTCGAGGAGCACGCGCGCCTGGGCGGCCAGATTCCCTCGCACGCGACGCTGGCGGCATTTTTCGGTCCCCGCTCCGTGAAGGGGTGGGAGGCCGCTTCCATGGGTGAATCCGCCGCCCACTTCACCGACGTGGAGCCGCTGATGGCGTGGTTGGCGCCCCGGCTTCGCGAAGGTGACGTGGTGCTGGTGAAGGGCAGCCGCGGCATGCGGCTGGAGCGGGTGGTGGCCGCCCTGACGGGCACGGCCGTCCCCGGAGGAAACCACTAG